Proteins encoded within one genomic window of Humulus lupulus chromosome 1, drHumLupu1.1, whole genome shotgun sequence:
- the LOC133792757 gene encoding isocitrate dehydrogenase [NAD] regulatory subunit 1, mitochondrial isoform X2, which translates to MARRALPIIRQLAARPTPAASLGTKPDPHNRSVTYMPRPGDGAPRPVTLIPGDGVGPLVTNAVEQVMEAMHAPLYFERYEIHGDMKRVPEEVLESIRKNKVCLKGGLKTPVGGGVNSLNVQLRRELDLYASLVNCFNLPGLPTRHENVDIVVIRENTEGEYSGLEHEVVPGVVESLKVITKFCSERIAKYAFEYAYLNNRKTVTAVHKANIMKLADGLFLESCREVATKYPSIKYNEIIVDNCCMQLVSKPEQFDVMVTPNLYGNLVANTAAGIAGGTGVMPGGNVGAEHRVKHFS; encoded by the exons ATGGCCCGTCGAGCCCTCCCTATAATCAGGCAACTCGCGGCTCGGCCAACACCGGCCGCGTCCTTGGGGACCAAACCCGACCCGCACAATCGATCCGTTACCTACATGCCCCGGCCTGGCGACGGAGCACCGCGTCCCGTGACCCTGATCCCCGGAGACGGCGTCGGACCGCTTGTGACCAATGCGGTGGAGCAGGTCATGGAGGCTATGCACGCGCCGCTCTACTTCGAGCGGTACGAGATCCACGGCGACATGAAGCGCGTGCCAGAGGAGGTCCTCGAGTCGATTCGGAAGAACAAGGTGTGTCTTAAGGGAGGGTTGAAGACTCCAGTGGGAGGTGGTGTGAACTCGCTCAACGTTCAATTGAGGAGGGAGCTTGATTTGTACGCTTCGCTCGTCAATTGCTTCAATCTTCCGGGATTGCCGACGCGCCACGAAAACGTGGACATCGTGGTGATCAGGGAGAACACCGAGGGAGAGTACTCTGGCCTTGAGCACGAGGTCGTTCCTGGCGTCGTCGAGAGTCTCAAG GTGATAACAAAGTTTTGCTCGGAGCGTATTGCTAAGTATGCCTTTGAGTATGCCTATCTGAACAACAGAAAAACTGTGACGGCTGTGCACAAAGCCAACATCATGAAACTTGCAGATGGTTTATTTTTAGAATCTTGCCGGGAGGTTGCCACAAAATATCCGAGCATCAAGTACAATGAGATTATTGTTGACAACTGCTGTATGCAACTTGTTTCCAAGCCTGAGCAGTTTGACGTCATG GTGACTCCTAACCTTTATGGAAATCTAGTGGCTAATACAGCAGCTGGTATTGCTGGAGGCACTGGTGTCATGCCAGGAG